Proteins co-encoded in one Deltaproteobacteria bacterium genomic window:
- the recA gene encoding recombinase RecA, translating into MERDRAIEQAVSQIEKQFGRGSIMKLGDDSFLDIPSISTGSLALDLALGVGGVPRGRVIEIYGPESSGKTTLALHIAAEAQAKGGIVAFVDAEHALDVTYARKLGVDVDSLLVSQPDTGEQALDIAEILVRSGAIDVLIIDSVAALVPRAEIEGEMGDHHVGLQARLMSQALRKLTATISKSRTSVIFINQIRMKIGVMFGNPETTTGGNALKFYSSQRLDIRRIGAIKEGEQVVGNRTRVKVVKNKVAPPFKEAEFDIIYGEGISKDGDILDMGVSLGIVEKSGAWYSFGEDRIGQGRQNVKRFLSENRDIRDKIAGLIREHTGLTKVVKEKAEAEAS; encoded by the coding sequence ATGGAAAGAGATCGGGCGATTGAACAGGCCGTTTCCCAGATAGAGAAACAGTTTGGCAGGGGATCTATCATGAAATTGGGAGATGATAGTTTTTTGGATATCCCCTCTATCTCCACCGGCTCCCTTGCCCTTGACCTGGCCCTTGGGGTGGGCGGCGTTCCCCGGGGGAGGGTGATTGAAATCTATGGTCCTGAGTCATCGGGGAAGACGACCCTGGCCCTTCACATCGCTGCGGAGGCCCAGGCAAAGGGAGGGATAGTGGCCTTTGTAGATGCAGAACACGCCCTCGACGTCACCTATGCCAGAAAATTGGGGGTGGACGTGGACAGTCTGCTGGTATCTCAGCCGGATACGGGCGAGCAGGCATTGGATATCGCTGAGATCCTTGTCAGGAGCGGGGCTATCGACGTTCTGATTATCGACTCTGTGGCGGCCCTGGTCCCGAGGGCCGAGATCGAGGGGGAAATGGGCGATCACCATGTGGGTCTTCAGGCCAGGCTCATGTCTCAGGCACTCAGAAAGCTGACGGCAACCATCAGCAAGTCCAGGACCTCCGTGATCTTCATCAACCAGATCCGGATGAAAATCGGCGTTATGTTCGGCAATCCCGAGACCACCACCGGGGGGAACGCGCTCAAGTTTTATTCGAGCCAGCGCCTGGACATCCGCCGCATCGGGGCCATCAAAGAGGGTGAACAGGTGGTCGGGAACCGGACCCGGGTCAAGGTGGTAAAGAACAAGGTGGCACCTCCCTTTAAAGAGGCCGAGTTTGATATCATCTACGGAGAGGGCATCTCCAAAGACGGGGATATTCTGGATATGGGGGTTTCCCTGGGCATCGTTGAAAAAAGCGGGGCCTGGTATTCCTTCGGGGAAGACCGGATCGGACAGGGGCGGCAGAATGTCAAGCGGTTCCTTTCCGAAAACAGAGATATCCGAGACAAAATTGCGGGCCTGATCCGGGAACATACGGGGCTGACAAAGGTGGTGAAGGAGAAAGCGGAGGCAGAGGCGTCCTGA
- a CDS encoding competence/damage-inducible protein A has protein sequence MHGEIITIGNELTSGRTPDLNAHYVAGKLTASGLNVIRITSVGDDERMAAEALKRALASSRFVIITGGLGSTEDDMTSKIVATALDRPLCLDHRMLRKIRNYVAAHGIEMTPPLEKMAFMPKGATMIHPKGAVCGFSLIERDIRFYCLPGVPEEMRHVLDAFVLPELLSLYESPPVMRQRLLKLYGVDESQIAEILSELMRTSGEVAFGFYPHFPENHITISLRGDDAPSVTAALDKVEQDIMALVGPYVFATGDQEMEEVVGRLLRHHKKTLSVAESCTGGLIGHRLTDVAGSSEYFQGGVVSYSNQSKTDILHVNWKTLERHGAVSSQTAEEMARGIRKQMKSDLGLAVTGIAGPEGGTREKPVGTVYIGLDAFDGTVSRRYRFRGRRKQVKLNTSMMALDWVRRRINGDPLLPGI, from the coding sequence ATGCACGGTGAAATCATAACCATAGGAAATGAGTTGACCTCAGGGAGGACCCCTGATCTCAACGCACACTATGTGGCGGGGAAATTGACGGCCTCGGGCCTGAACGTCATCCGGATCACATCGGTGGGAGATGACGAAAGGATGGCGGCGGAAGCCCTGAAGAGGGCACTGGCATCCTCCCGGTTCGTGATTATCACTGGCGGGTTGGGGTCCACCGAGGACGACATGACCTCCAAGATCGTGGCAACCGCGCTGGACCGGCCGCTCTGCCTCGATCACCGGATGCTCCGGAAGATCAGGAATTACGTGGCGGCCCATGGGATCGAGATGACGCCTCCTCTGGAGAAAATGGCCTTCATGCCGAAAGGCGCCACGATGATCCATCCCAAAGGTGCTGTGTGCGGGTTTTCCCTGATTGAAAGGGATATCCGTTTCTACTGTCTGCCGGGCGTTCCTGAGGAGATGCGGCATGTACTGGACGCCTTTGTCCTGCCGGAGCTCCTGAGCCTGTATGAAAGTCCCCCGGTGATGCGGCAGCGACTCCTGAAACTGTATGGAGTGGATGAGTCGCAGATTGCGGAAATTCTTTCGGAACTCATGCGCACTTCAGGGGAGGTGGCGTTCGGGTTTTATCCCCACTTTCCGGAAAACCACATCACCATCAGCCTGCGAGGGGATGACGCGCCTTCTGTCACAGCGGCCCTGGATAAGGTGGAACAGGACATCATGGCCCTTGTCGGGCCGTATGTGTTTGCCACCGGGGATCAGGAGATGGAGGAGGTGGTGGGTCGTCTTCTCCGCCATCATAAGAAGACCCTGTCCGTTGCAGAGTCATGCACAGGGGGATTGATCGGCCATCGATTGACCGATGTGGCGGGGAGTTCCGAGTATTTTCAGGGTGGGGTGGTTTCCTACAGCAATCAATCCAAGACCGATATCCTTCATGTGAACTGGAAGACCCTCGAAAGGCACGGGGCTGTGAGTTCTCAAACGGCAGAGGAGATGGCCCGGGGGATCAGAAAACAGATGAAGAGCGATCTGGGCCTCGCCGTTACCGGGATCGCCGGGCCTGAAGGCGGGACCAGGGAGAAGCCGGTGGGCACCGTGTATATCGGGCTGGACGCCTTCGACGGAACGGTTTCACGGAGATATCGCTTCCGGGGGCGGCGAAAACAGGTGAAGCTCAACACCTCGATGATGGCCCTGGATTGGGTCAGAAGGCGAATCAATGGGGATCCGTTGCTTCCTGGCATTTGA
- the clpB gene encoding ATP-dependent chaperone ClpB, which translates to MRFDKFTLKAQEIIQASQQLAERFGHQQIEPEHLIMAILEQKEGVVPPLLGKIGVDRNQLVRSFEAALEKIPKVSGTGYGQTYLSQRTKRVLDRAFSEAEQVKDEFVSLEHILLAVSEEKEGEAARLLAAAGITRDAILKALVDIRGGQRITDQNPEDKYQALERFSRDLTAVASKGDLDPVIGRDDEIRRIVQVLSRRTKNNPVLIGEPGVGKTAIVEGLAQRIVQGDVPETLKDKRVVALDMGALVAGAKYRGEFEDRLKAVLKEVTDAHGQIILFIDEMHTLVGAGAAEGAIDASNMLKPALARGELRCVGATTIKEYRKYIEKDAAFERRFQPVMVEEPSVEDTISILRGLKEKYEVHHGVRIKDSALVAAATLSHRYITDRFLPDKAIDLIDEATSRLRIEIDSMPAEIDAIQRKMTQLEIEKEALKKEKDAASKDRLDKIKDELGDLKDQDAEMTAHWKKEKETISRIRDIKGKLESTRSEAQIAERDGNLARAAELKYGTLIELEKTLEQENKKLEELQAGQKMLKEEVDSEDIAEVVAKWTGIPVSRMMEGEKEKLLKMEERLSLRVVGQEKAIDAVANAVRRARSGLQDPNRPIGSFIFMGPTGVGKTELARALAQFLFDDEQYMVRVDMSEYMERHSVARLIGAPPGYVGYEEGGYLTEAVRRHPYSVVLFDEIEKAHPDVFNALLQILDDGRMTDGKGRTVDFKNTVLIMTSNVGSQFIQEMGSRDSKQMDQAIMDALRATFKPEFLNRIDEIVIFNALGPDEIRKIVGIQIDLLSRRLEATKITVTLTDRAEKFLADTGFDPVYGARPLKRAIQHYIQDPLAVKILEGSVKEGDHVSIDVEDGRVVFT; encoded by the coding sequence ATGCGATTTGATAAATTCACCTTGAAGGCACAGGAAATCATCCAGGCCTCGCAACAGTTGGCAGAACGATTCGGGCACCAGCAGATCGAACCCGAACACCTGATCATGGCCATTCTGGAGCAGAAAGAGGGCGTGGTGCCGCCGCTTCTCGGAAAGATCGGCGTGGACCGAAACCAGCTCGTCAGGTCTTTTGAGGCCGCATTAGAGAAGATCCCCAAGGTTTCCGGGACGGGATACGGTCAGACGTACCTGTCTCAGCGGACCAAGCGGGTCCTGGACAGGGCCTTTTCCGAAGCAGAACAGGTGAAAGACGAGTTTGTAAGTCTTGAACATATCCTCCTGGCCGTGAGCGAGGAAAAAGAGGGTGAGGCCGCACGACTTCTGGCCGCGGCCGGGATCACCAGGGACGCCATCCTCAAGGCCCTGGTGGATATTCGCGGGGGACAGCGGATCACGGATCAGAATCCTGAAGACAAGTATCAGGCCCTGGAACGTTTCAGCAGGGACCTGACCGCGGTGGCCTCAAAGGGGGACCTGGATCCGGTCATCGGCCGTGACGACGAGATCCGCCGCATCGTTCAGGTCCTCTCCCGGCGGACCAAGAACAACCCGGTCCTCATCGGTGAACCCGGGGTGGGCAAAACCGCCATTGTCGAAGGCCTTGCCCAGCGGATCGTTCAGGGGGACGTGCCCGAAACACTGAAAGACAAACGGGTGGTGGCCCTGGATATGGGCGCCCTTGTTGCAGGGGCCAAGTACCGGGGCGAATTTGAAGACCGGCTCAAGGCCGTACTGAAAGAGGTGACGGACGCCCATGGCCAGATCATCCTCTTTATCGACGAGATGCATACCCTGGTGGGGGCCGGGGCCGCAGAAGGGGCCATAGACGCCTCCAACATGCTGAAGCCCGCCCTTGCCCGGGGCGAGTTGCGGTGCGTCGGCGCCACGACCATCAAAGAATATCGGAAATATATAGAAAAAGATGCGGCATTCGAGAGGCGGTTCCAGCCGGTCATGGTGGAGGAACCCAGTGTGGAAGACACCATCTCCATCCTTCGCGGGCTCAAGGAAAAATATGAGGTCCATCATGGGGTCCGCATTAAGGACTCGGCCCTGGTGGCGGCCGCCACCCTCTCTCACCGCTACATCACAGACCGGTTTCTGCCGGACAAGGCCATCGATCTTATTGACGAAGCCACATCCCGCCTGAGAATCGAGATCGACAGCATGCCCGCGGAAATCGATGCCATCCAACGCAAGATGACCCAGCTGGAAATCGAAAAGGAGGCCCTTAAAAAGGAAAAAGACGCGGCATCCAAGGACCGGCTTGACAAGATAAAGGATGAACTGGGCGACCTCAAGGATCAGGACGCGGAGATGACCGCCCACTGGAAAAAGGAGAAAGAGACCATCTCCCGAATCCGCGACATTAAGGGGAAGCTCGAATCGACCCGGTCAGAGGCCCAGATCGCGGAGCGGGACGGCAATCTTGCCAGGGCCGCAGAGTTGAAATACGGGACCTTGATCGAGCTGGAAAAGACCCTGGAGCAAGAGAACAAAAAGCTGGAGGAGCTCCAGGCCGGCCAGAAAATGCTCAAAGAAGAGGTGGACAGCGAGGACATCGCCGAGGTGGTGGCCAAATGGACCGGCATCCCTGTGTCTCGAATGATGGAGGGGGAAAAGGAGAAGCTTCTTAAGATGGAGGAACGGCTCTCTCTGCGGGTCGTAGGGCAGGAAAAAGCCATTGATGCGGTCGCCAATGCGGTGCGCCGGGCCCGGTCAGGACTTCAGGACCCCAACCGACCCATCGGCTCCTTCATCTTCATGGGGCCCACGGGGGTGGGCAAAACCGAATTGGCCAGGGCCCTGGCCCAGTTCCTCTTTGACGACGAACAGTACATGGTCCGGGTGGACATGTCGGAGTACATGGAAAGGCATTCCGTGGCCCGGCTGATCGGGGCACCTCCGGGATATGTGGGTTATGAAGAGGGCGGCTATCTCACAGAGGCCGTCCGCCGGCACCCCTATTCCGTGGTTCTCTTCGATGAGATTGAAAAGGCCCATCCCGATGTCTTTAACGCCCTGCTGCAGATCCTGGACGACGGCCGCATGACCGACGGCAAAGGCCGCACCGTGGATTTCAAGAATACGGTCCTGATCATGACCTCCAATGTGGGGAGTCAGTTCATTCAGGAGATGGGGAGCCGGGACAGCAAACAGATGGATCAGGCGATCATGGATGCCCTCCGGGCCACCTTCAAGCCCGAATTCCTGAACCGGATTGATGAAATCGTCATCTTCAACGCCCTGGGTCCCGATGAAATCCGAAAGATCGTCGGGATACAGATCGATCTCTTGAGCAGGCGTCTCGAGGCAACCAAGATCACCGTGACCCTGACCGACAGGGCCGAAAAATTCCTTGCCGACACCGGCTTTGATCCGGTCTATGGCGCACGGCCCCTCAAGCGGGCCATCCAGCATTATATCCAAGATCCCCTGGCCGTTAAAATCCTGGAGGGATCGGTAAAAGAAGGGGATCACGTGTCCATTGATGTAGAGGACGGCAGGGTGGTATTCACGTAG
- the thpR gene encoding RNA 2',3'-cyclic phosphodiesterase — protein sequence MGIRCFLAFELPPEIRETLSAVSEDAQALSLNVRWIRVANIHLTVVFMGNVREDHIGPIGEAAGSLCRGHAPFRIQVQGIGLFGSRRNPRVLWVGLGGETDRMSVFRDVLQKHLAPFGIEEEKRPFRPHLTLGRFRKGAKADAGVNDLLSRYRDLNGPECMIRELGLFKSDLRPGGAEYTRLGLWPLEG from the coding sequence ATGGGGATCCGTTGCTTCCTGGCATTTGAACTTCCCCCGGAGATCCGGGAGACGCTCTCGGCCGTGTCCGAGGATGCGCAGGCCTTGTCCTTGAACGTCCGATGGATTCGCGTCGCTAATATTCACCTGACCGTGGTATTTATGGGGAATGTCCGGGAGGATCACATCGGCCCGATCGGGGAGGCGGCCGGCAGCCTATGTCGCGGGCATGCGCCGTTCCGTATTCAGGTACAGGGAATCGGTCTTTTCGGCAGCCGACGGAACCCGAGGGTCCTCTGGGTGGGGCTCGGGGGTGAAACGGACCGCATGTCCGTTTTCAGGGACGTTCTGCAGAAGCACCTGGCGCCATTCGGGATAGAGGAGGAGAAGCGACCGTTCAGACCCCATCTGACGCTCGGGCGGTTCCGAAAAGGCGCGAAAGCCGATGCGGGGGTGAATGACCTGTTATCGAGATATCGGGACCTGAACGGTCCCGAGTGCATGATCAGAGAACTTGGCCTATTCAAGAGTGATCTGAGGCCCGGCGGGGCAGAATATACCCGATTGGGCCTGTGGCCGTTAGAGGGATAG
- the alr gene encoding alanine racemase yields the protein MCAAMIASPNRVIIDLSALAGNLRQIRNLVGRDTRIMGVVKSDAYGHGLLEVGRVLERNGIDCLGVAYLHEALALREGGVRLPVVILCGIRTREESRHVLENGLTPVLFDLSAAEILSQECRSRGLKTRIHLKVDTGMGRLGIADTEIGPFIQKVISFKHLEIEALTTHLATADETDARFTEDQIARFEMAIFTGRSLGLNLTLNNMANSAGIIGHRRTLFDMVRPGVMLYGGRPSPGFFSTASFAPVMHLRAEVVQVRDLPDKTPVSYGRTYHTKGPRRVAVLSAGYADGLPRTLSNRGKVLVGGKMAGIIGTVCMNLTVCDITGHKDVSPGDPAVFLGSQGEECITGDDIAKQAGTISYEIFCAIGPKNLRTYIK from the coding sequence ATGTGTGCCGCTATGATTGCCAGCCCCAACCGCGTCATCATCGATCTGTCCGCATTGGCCGGGAATCTCCGCCAGATCAGAAACCTGGTCGGCAGGGACACCCGAATCATGGGCGTGGTGAAATCCGATGCCTACGGGCACGGTCTCCTGGAGGTGGGAAGGGTCCTTGAGAGAAACGGGATCGATTGCCTGGGGGTCGCCTATCTCCATGAGGCCCTCGCCCTCAGGGAAGGGGGCGTCCGGTTGCCGGTGGTGATCCTGTGCGGCATACGCACACGGGAGGAATCCCGCCATGTGCTGGAAAACGGCCTGACGCCTGTGCTCTTTGATCTGTCAGCGGCCGAAATCCTTTCACAGGAATGCCGGAGCCGGGGCCTGAAGACTCGAATCCATCTGAAAGTGGACACCGGCATGGGCCGGTTAGGGATTGCCGATACCGAGATCGGCCCATTTATCCAAAAGGTCATCTCCTTTAAACACCTGGAGATCGAGGCCTTGACCACGCATCTCGCAACCGCGGATGAAACTGATGCGCGGTTTACAGAAGACCAGATCGCCCGATTTGAAATGGCCATTTTTACAGGGCGGTCCCTGGGGCTGAATCTGACGCTTAACAATATGGCCAACAGCGCAGGGATCATTGGTCATAGGCGGACGCTCTTCGACATGGTCCGACCCGGCGTGATGTTGTATGGCGGACGCCCATCGCCGGGCTTTTTCAGCACAGCATCGTTCGCCCCCGTAATGCACCTGAGGGCCGAGGTCGTCCAGGTCAGAGATCTCCCCGACAAGACCCCTGTCAGTTATGGGAGGACCTACCACACCAAAGGTCCTCGGAGGGTCGCCGTCCTCTCTGCCGGATACGCCGACGGGCTCCCCAGGACGCTGTCCAACAGGGGAAAGGTCCTTGTTGGGGGAAAAATGGCCGGTATCATAGGGACGGTCTGCATGAACCTGACCGTCTGTGATATCACCGGCCACAAAGACGTCTCGCCGGGTGACCCGGCTGTTTTTTTGGGTTCCCAGGGAGAGGAATGCATCACAGGGGATGACATTGCGAAACAAGCGGGCA
- a CDS encoding (Fe-S)-binding protein — protein sequence MEALTPFYEVNEALVAMGAEKLNLCMQCGMCAGSCPWRIVDGPFNIRRLIRMAQLGVEGYESDDILYGCTTCNKCVLKCPRGVTIIDVVRAMRAMIAETGAIPGVLRTATGSVHSQGNPWSEPREKRTAWMEGLDVPIFSEETEYFLFVCCTSAYDARSQNIAKSMVKVLSAAGVSFGVIGEEESCCSESVRKIGDETLFTNTAEKNIKLYKNKGVKKIITTSPHCYYTLTQEYPELGGEFEVIHYTQLLAQLLEEGKLNLSKTLDKKVTYHDPCYLGRHSDVYDEPRALISAVTGGNLVEMKRIRKESLCCGAGGGRLWMETKPEWRFSDLRIHEACETGASILATACPYCISMLEDSRKTVNKEDEIEIKDISELIAEVL from the coding sequence ATGGAAGCATTAACCCCGTTTTATGAAGTGAATGAGGCGCTGGTAGCCATGGGCGCCGAGAAACTGAACCTTTGTATGCAGTGCGGCATGTGTGCAGGATCGTGCCCGTGGCGTATTGTCGATGGTCCCTTTAACATCCGGAGATTGATACGGATGGCGCAGTTGGGCGTCGAGGGATATGAATCTGACGATATTCTGTATGGGTGCACCACCTGCAACAAGTGCGTCCTGAAGTGTCCCCGGGGCGTCACCATTATTGACGTGGTCCGGGCGATGCGGGCCATGATTGCGGAGACAGGCGCCATTCCCGGTGTGTTGAGGACGGCCACAGGGAGCGTGCACAGCCAGGGAAATCCCTGGTCAGAGCCGAGGGAGAAGCGGACCGCATGGATGGAGGGGCTGGATGTCCCCATTTTCAGCGAAGAGACCGAATACTTCCTCTTCGTGTGCTGTACCTCCGCCTATGATGCGCGGAGCCAGAATATCGCCAAATCCATGGTCAAGGTCCTCTCTGCCGCCGGGGTCAGTTTCGGCGTCATCGGAGAGGAGGAGAGCTGCTGTTCCGAATCGGTCCGGAAGATAGGGGATGAAACCCTTTTCACCAATACAGCGGAAAAAAATATCAAGCTGTATAAGAACAAAGGGGTTAAGAAGATTATTACCACCTCCCCTCACTGCTATTACACCTTAACACAGGAATATCCTGAACTGGGCGGTGAGTTCGAGGTGATCCATTACACCCAATTACTGGCACAACTGCTGGAAGAGGGAAAGCTGAACCTGTCGAAAACCCTGGACAAGAAGGTCACCTACCACGATCCCTGCTATCTCGGGAGACATAGCGACGTCTATGATGAACCGCGGGCCCTCATTTCGGCGGTGACCGGGGGCAATCTGGTGGAGATGAAACGCATTCGTAAGGAGAGCCTCTGCTGCGGGGCCGGGGGCGGACGGCTCTGGATGGAGACCAAACCGGAATGGCGTTTTTCGGACTTGAGGATCCATGAGGCGTGCGAGACCGGCGCATCCATCCTGGCCACGGCGTGCCCCTACTGCATCTCCATGCTGGAAGACAGCCGCAAGACCGTCAACAAGGAAGATGAGATCGAGATCAAAGACATCTCCGAACTGATCGCCGAGGTACTTTAA
- a CDS encoding phosphatidylglycerophosphatase A: MSRARSDNLSVSDAFGQTGFTGKAALILATWFGTGLMPRASGTFGTLGAIPLVLIGCLGARWSAGTLVAVILTAFWASHRTQNLLERKDPSEVVIDEAAGFLVTLFLLPLTWQTMVLGFFLFRLFDIGKPWPIRQAERLRGGLGIVMDDLLAGVYAHLVLRGILWVVG, from the coding sequence ATGTCGCGTGCTCGATCTGATAATTTATCCGTCTCCGATGCCTTCGGACAGACCGGCTTTACCGGAAAGGCGGCACTTATCCTGGCCACATGGTTCGGGACAGGACTGATGCCGAGGGCATCCGGAACGTTCGGGACCCTGGGCGCCATCCCCCTGGTCCTGATCGGCTGCCTTGGGGCGAGGTGGTCTGCCGGCACACTGGTCGCCGTCATCCTGACCGCATTCTGGGCTTCCCACCGGACCCAGAACCTGTTAGAAAGAAAAGATCCTTCTGAAGTGGTCATCGACGAGGCAGCCGGCTTTTTGGTCACCCTGTTTTTGCTGCCCCTGACATGGCAAACCATGGTCCTGGGGTTTTTCCTCTTCCGGCTTTTCGATATCGGAAAACCGTGGCCGATCCGACAGGCGGAACGCCTTCGGGGCGGGCTGGGGATCGTCATGGATGATCTTCTGGCAGGGGTCTATGCCCATCTGGTATTGAGAGGTATACTGTGGGTGGTGGGGTGA
- the larC gene encoding nickel pincer cofactor biosynthesis protein LarC has product MKIAYLDCFSGISGDMFLGALLDGGLPFDRLKEGLSSLPLHGFRMDARREARHQIFGTRFSVAVEEGRHAHRDLRLIREIIQGGDLSRTVKEKSIAIFESLARVEGAIHNRPAEEVHFHEVGAVDSIIDIVGAVYGLEYLDLEKLFVSPLPLGSGFTRSAHGTIPVPAPATLALLKGVPLLDGGTPHEMVTPTGAALIKGLAGSFGPMPPMTIDSIGYGVGSRDLPDRPNLLRVLMGRDRPGDATETVVVLETNVDDSNPEWLGFLMERLLGAGALDVAFIPVQMKKGRPGVQIQVIGGPDQGDLLMAILMEETTTLGIRFRHSQRRVVPRSFKEVDSPWGKIRVKTIIKREGCPLLAPEYEGCREIALKHHVPLREVYQWIAGLNREASQPA; this is encoded by the coding sequence ATGAAAATAGCGTACCTGGACTGTTTTTCCGGCATCAGCGGCGATATGTTCCTTGGCGCGTTACTGGATGGGGGGCTTCCCTTTGACCGATTGAAAGAAGGGCTTTCAAGCCTTCCCCTCCACGGCTTCCGCATGGATGCCCGACGGGAAGCCCGGCACCAGATATTCGGCACCCGCTTCTCGGTTGCCGTGGAGGAAGGCCGCCATGCCCATCGCGACCTGAGGCTGATCCGGGAGATTATTCAGGGAGGGGATCTGTCCCGGACGGTCAAGGAAAAAAGCATCGCTATATTCGAATCGCTCGCCCGGGTGGAAGGAGCGATCCATAACCGGCCCGCCGAAGAGGTCCATTTTCATGAGGTAGGGGCCGTGGATTCGATTATCGATATTGTGGGGGCCGTATATGGCCTTGAGTATCTGGACCTGGAAAAGCTTTTTGTATCTCCGCTCCCCTTGGGTTCGGGTTTCACCCGGAGCGCACATGGAACCATACCGGTCCCGGCCCCGGCCACCCTCGCCCTTTTGAAAGGGGTCCCTCTGCTGGATGGAGGGACACCGCATGAAATGGTGACCCCCACCGGCGCAGCCCTGATTAAGGGATTGGCCGGCTCATTCGGGCCCATGCCACCGATGACCATTGACAGCATCGGCTACGGGGTGGGAAGCAGGGATCTGCCGGACAGGCCCAATCTCCTGCGCGTCCTTATGGGGAGGGATCGGCCGGGAGATGCCACGGAAACCGTTGTGGTCCTTGAAACCAATGTGGACGACAGCAACCCCGAATGGCTGGGATTTCTCATGGAACGGCTCCTGGGTGCGGGGGCCCTGGATGTGGCCTTTATTCCCGTTCAGATGAAGAAGGGCCGGCCGGGCGTACAGATCCAGGTTATCGGGGGTCCTGATCAGGGAGACCTGTTGATGGCGATCCTGATGGAGGAGACCACCACATTGGGCATTAGATTCCGCCACAGCCAGCGGAGGGTGGTCCCGAGATCGTTCAAAGAGGTGGACAGCCCCTGGGGGAAGATACGGGTCAAGACGATCATTAAGAGAGAGGGCTGTCCACTTCTGGCGCCTGAATATGAGGGGTGCAGGGAAATCGCCTTGAAACACCATGTCCCCCTGCGGGAGGTTTATCAGTGGATCGCGGGCCTGAACAGGGAGGCCTCACAACCCGCTTGA